Proteins co-encoded in one Octopus bimaculoides isolate UCB-OBI-ISO-001 chromosome 9, ASM119413v2, whole genome shotgun sequence genomic window:
- the LOC106872517 gene encoding uncharacterized protein LOC106872517 isoform X2, whose protein sequence is MEMYVTGFLMFILLINHTVQTSTINRTETFNCPPVLCSESPRTDRCSCQQDCYLYDECCSDFLNYTNSDLEPPYPSMYYSCNNINGENYYQFDRCPPDYDVTDHVNNCENPNSDEQLHDVPAFGKTSQKLYRNLYCALCHGEEYILWKISYQYFSGNDDPKITGAMTFTNESFEVENQVPSREINQYLYKCTPYISECTLHNPNSTLENLCKNKPMRLVDANNTAFRNVYCALCNGFEIDDIKCYISIPIYSFPFYEVHYSLITLFDVSNKPQKMQNEMLLRDSCVKNTLYDKNTQECRQISANSTLNCTTTRLNESEYYITNDGLLYLNNTHLLLNQSDFGFDEDGTIIICVKDIINVLRKYSDVEAYITLVGLIFSIPALAITIIIYLCIPDLHTLPGKLLISLLSALFVAELLFLISSQVTTSTILCTSLAIVIHYSFLASFFWMNVLSFDAWYTFSGLTQLRSKGKGTKRFVLYSLYAWICPLVIVTISLIFEYTPGNHGLSPEYGNGICWITNGKSLLWLFAFPVMLILCLNTTAFILTTRGLYMSRKLSAKYLSKHNKLEFIVCIKLFFIMGLTWTFAFLYTFTQIEEFSLIFCILNSFIGLFICLSFLFTKIVCRNILKTFRHISKWLPTESSEMSSTSERTLSTQIPTKVTFE, encoded by the coding sequence ATGGAAATGTATGTCACAGGCTTTTTAATGTTCATCTTATTGATAAACCACACAGTTCAAACATCAACTATAAACAGAACTGAAACCTTCAATTGTCCACCAGTTTTGTGCTCTGAAAGCCCCAGGACAGACCGCTGTTCATGTCAGCAAGACTGCTATTTATACGATGAATGTTGTTCCGACTTTCTTAATTACACAAATTCTGACCTCGAGCCTCCATATCCCTCAATGTATTACAGCTGTAACAATATTAATGGTGAAAATTATTATCAATTCGATCGCTGTCCACCTGACTATGATGTAACGGACCACGTAAACAACTGTGAAAATCCTAACTCAGACGAACAACTACATGATGTACCTGCTTTTGGTAAAACAAGTCAAAAACTCTATAGGAACTTATATTGTGCTCTCTGCCACGgagaagaatatattttgtggaagatttcttaccaatatttCTCTGGGAATGATGATCCCAAAATCACTGGTGCTATGACTTTCACTAACGAAAGTTTTGAGGTTGAAAATCAAGtcccttctcgtgaaattaaccaaTATCTATACAAATGCACTCCTTATATTTCAGAGTGTACACTGCATAATCCCAATAGCACATTAGAGAATCTATGCAAGAACAAGCCTATGAGACTTGTTGACGCGAATAATACGGCCTTTAGAAATGTTTACTGTGCACTTTGCAATGGTTTTGAAATTGACGATATCAAGTGTTACATAAGTATACCAatatattcttttccattttacgAAGTACATTATTCTCTAATAACACTTTTTGATGTCTCTAACAAACCCCaaaaaatgcaaaatgaaatGTTACTCAGGGACTCTTGTGTGAAAAATACTCTCTACGATAAGAATACTCAGGAATGCCGACAAATCTCCGCTAATTCTACTCTAAATTGTACTACAACAAGATTAAATGAATCTGAGTATTACATCACTAATGATGGTCTTCTCTACTTGAATAATACCCATCTTTTGCTGAATCAATCAGATTTCGGTTTCGATGAAGATGGTACAATTATCATCTGCGTAAAAGATATTATCAATGTATTACGAAAGTATTCCGATGTTGAAGCTTATATCACGTTAGTGGGGCTTATATTTTCTATCCCTGCTCTAGCAATCACTATTATAATCTATCTCTGCATACCTGATCTCCATACCTTACCAGGTAAATTACTCATTAGTCTTTTATCAGCATTGTTTGTAGCTGAGCTTCTCTTTCTTATCTCATCACAAGTCACTACATCTACAATTCTGTGTACATCTTTGGCTATTGTgatacattattcttttctagCGAGTTTCTTCTGGATGAATGTTTTATCATTCGATGCCTGGTACACTTTCTCAGGACTTACACAACTTCGAAGTAAAGGAAAAGGTACCAAGAGATTTGTATTGTATTCTTTGTATGCTTGGATCTGTCCACTTGTCATAGTAACAATATCACTGATATTTGAGTACACACCTGGAAATCATGGACTTTCTCCAGAATATGGAAATGGCATTTGCTGGATTACAAACGGAAAAAGTCTGCTATGGTTATTTGCATTCCCTGTTATGCTCATTTTATGTCTTAACACAACAGCATTTATCCTCACTACCAGAGGGCTATATATGTCTCGCAAACTTTCTGcgaaatatttatcaaaacataATAAATTGGAGTTCATTGTTTGCATAAAACTGTTTTTTATTATGGGACTTACGTGGACATTTGCATTCCTGTATACCTTTACACAAATTGAAgaattttctctaatattttgtattttaaattcttttattggattatttatttgtctatcattTCTCTTCACAAAGATCGTCTGCCGCAATATACTTAAAACATTTCGTCATATTTCAAAATGGCTTCCCACAGAATCGAGTGAGATGTCTTCAACTTCTGAGAGAACTTTATCTACACAAATACCAACAAAAGTTACGTTTGAATAG
- the LOC106872517 gene encoding G-protein coupled receptor Mth2 isoform X1, protein MITSKHSLVFHQDIMEIFVTNFLIYILLINHTVQTSTINRTEPFNCPPVLCSESPWTDRCSCQQDCYLYDECCSDRLNHTNSDLEPPYPSMSYSCNNINGRNYYQFHRCPTNYDITEHVNNCENPNSDEQLHHVPAFGKTSKKLYRNLYCALCHGEQYILWKISYQCFFKDDNPNVTVDNFLYIFNKKNCEIYKQVPSEEFYQYLYRCTPFVSVCALHNTNKTLEHLCEHKPMRVVNANNTAFRNIYCALCNGIDADDIQCHIHETNIFSYSSKVFSLTAVFNFHTNSIEIQNMETNKGNTVLQLPSCPKHAVYDMNTKQCRQVIYHPQLNCTTTSLNESEYYITSDGRLYLNNTQRLLNQSEFSFDEDGTIIICVKNVTTVLPKYSEAETYITLVGLIFSIPALAITIIIYLCIPDLHTLPGKLLISLLSALFVAELLFLISSQVTTSTILCTSLAIVIHYSFLASFFWMNVLSFDAWYTFSGLTQLRIKRNGTKRLVFYSLYAWICPLVIVTISLIFEYTPGNHGLSPEYGNGICWITNGKSLLWLFAFPVMLILCLNTTAFILTTRGLYVASKLSAKYLSEHNKLEFIVCIKLFFIMGLTWTFAFLYTFTKIEEFSLIFCILNSFIGLFICLSFLFTKIVCRNILKKFRHISKWLPQESSEMSSTSQRTLSTQIPTKVTFE, encoded by the coding sequence atgattacttcaaaacataGTCTTGTATTTCATCAAGACATAATGGAAATATTTGTGACAAACTTTTTAATATACATCTTACTGATAAACCACACAGTTCAAACATCAACTATAAACAGAACAGAACCCTTCAATTGTCCACCAGTTTTGTGTTCTGAAAGCCCCTGGACAGACCGCTGTTCATGTCAGCAAGACTGCTATTTATACGATGAATGTTGTTCCGACCGTCTTAATCACACAAATTCTGACCTCGAGCCTCCATATCCCTCAATGTCTTATAGCTGTAACAATATTAATGGAAGAAATTACTATCAATTTCACCGCTGTCCAACTAACTATGATATAACGGAACATGTGAACAACTGTGAAAATCCTAACTCAGACGAACAGCTACATCATGTACCTGCTTttggtaaaacaagtaaaaaactctatagaaatttatattgTGCTCTCTGTCACGGAGAACAATATATTTTGTGGAAGATTTCTTACCAATGTTTCTTTAAGGATGATAATCCAAATGTCACTGTTgataactttttatatattttcaataaaaaaaattgtgagatATACAAACAAGTACCTTCTGAAGAATTTTACCAATATTTGTATAGATGCACTCCTTTTGTTTCAGTGTGTGCGCTACATAATACCAATAAAACATTAGAACATCTATGTGAGCACAAGCCAATGAGAGTTGTCAACGCAAATAATACAGCCTTTAGAAATATTTACTGTGCACTTTGTAATGGTATTGATGCTGACGATATCCAGTGCCACATACATGAAACGAACATTTTTTCATATTCAAGCAAAGTGTTTTCTCTAACGGCAGTTTTTAATTTCCATACCAATTctatagaaatacaaaatatggagACAAACAAAGGAAATACTGTTCTGCAACTACCCTCCTGTCCGAAGCATGCAGTCTACGATATGAATACAAAGCAATGTCGACAAGTTATCTACCACCCGCAACTAAACTGTACAACAACAAGTCTAAATGAATCTGAGTATTATATCACTAGTGATGGTCGTCTCTACTTAAATAATACCCAACGTTTACTGAACCAATCAGAATTCAGTTTCGATGAAGATGGTACAATAATTATTTGTGTAAAAAATGTTACCACAGTGTTACCAAAATATTCTGAGGCTGAAACTTATATCACGTTAGTGGGGCTTATATTTTCTATCCCTGCTCTAGCAATCACTATTATAATCTATCTCTGCATACCTGATCTCCATACCTTACCAGGTAAATTACTCATTAGTCTTTTATCAGCATTGTTTGTAGCTGAGcttctctttcttatttcatCACAAGTCACTACATCTACAATTCTGTGTACATCTTTGGCTATTGTgatacattattcttttctagCGAGTTTCTTCTGGATGAATGTTTTATCTTTCGATGCCTGGTACACATTCTCAGGACTTACCCAACTTCGAATTAAAAGAAACGGTACCAAGAGACTTGTATTTTATTCCTTGTATGCTTGGATCTGTCCACTTGTCATAGTAACAATATCACTGATATTTGAGTACACACCTGGAAATCATGGACTTTCTCCAGAATATGGAAATGGCATTTGCTGGATTACAAACGGAAAAAGTCTGCTATGGTTATTTGCATTCCCTGTTATGCTCATTTTATGTCTTAACACAACAGCATTTATCCTCACTACCAGAGGGCTATATGTGGCTAGCAAACTTTCTGCGAAATATTTATCAGAACATAATAAATTGGAGTTCATTGTTTGCATAAAACTGTTTTTTATTATGGGACTTACGTGGACATTTGCATTCCTGTATACCTttacaaaaattgaagaattttctctaatattttgtattttaaattcttttattggattatttatttgtctatcattTCTCTTCACAAAGATCGTCTGCCGCAATATACTTAAAAAATTTCGTCATATTTCAAAATGGCTTCCGCAAGAATCGAGTGAGATGTCTTCAACATCTCAGAGAACTTTATCTACACAAATACCAACAAAAGTTACGTTTGAATAG